One Nicotiana tabacum cultivar K326 chromosome 23, ASM71507v2, whole genome shotgun sequence genomic window, TCCGCTAGCCGCATCTCTTggctaaaaaaattaaaataaaatataattaacgaAAAGTACCTCAACAATATCCTAATTAATAATCACTTAGCTTAAGTCAAGTATCAGTAACTTCAAGAATTACTTTCCTCCCGATCTAACTTCAAAAGTAACAGGGACATTTAGAGATAAATAAGTCCCCTATGGAAATTGAAATGGTGGCTGATGTTGCTGTTACAAAGTTCAAGAAGGTAATTTCACTTCTAGATCGAAACAGAACTGGCCATACTAAATAAGTTTAGTTTGAAAttttaatacatttcagtttttcagtACTTACACATTTGATATTATTCatataaaacatatatatatatgtatatcacGGACCATTCAAGGAAGCAACAGAATTACACATTTGATATTATTCATATaaaacatatatatgtatatcacAGACCATTCAAGGAAGCAACAGAACCTTACAAAAACTTAGCTTTTGTAGTCACATAAGAATTCAGATTCTGAATATGTACTTATATTTGGATTGTATAGAAAACTTCTTGATGTTTGCTTGAAGGCGCccataaaaaggaaaaatcaagaATCTACTTCTTTCAAATCAAGAAATGGAATAGGGGATAGGCTGATGTCTTGTGTGCTAATTCATGAAAGATAAAAAAATGCACATTTGATGAGAATGTATGTGTAGATATAAGAGTGAAGAAAGTGAGAAAAAGAGTCAAACACCACATAGCACAAAAGTTAAATTAAATAAGAAAGTTATGAACTTTTCTTACCGTTGAATGAGGAGAAACAAAGATTCCTGCAAATTCTTCAGGTATCCTCCCTACTTTCATTATCATATATGCCTTAAAAGCATTCATCATTTGGGTGTTAACATTCATCATTTCTCTGTAGTTCTCTTGGCTTTGATTGTGAGCATTCAACATTTGATTGTACTTCTCTTGGCATTGGGAAGAACATGAACCGTTATTATAACTTGAAGCATTCAAATCATTATAACGAGGTCTTGTTTGTCTAAACGCTCTGCCAGGAACAACTCCTAATCCCAAGCACCTTACCCTTCCAGAGTGCTCTTTTCCCAACACCTTACCAATGGCATCATTTGGCGAAATTTTCGACTCATCCACGGTGCTTTGGCTCAATGCTAGTTCAATTTTTTCCTAAATACATTACACACCAAAAGTCAGTGTACTACCTTCAATCAGTGATTGATAAGTTATTAAAAAAGAATAACAAGAGAAGAAGAATATCCAACTTCTGAACAAGATCAATTTGCCTCATATAGAAGGTTATGCATTCAGTTTTGGATCTTTGGCAGATGTATCAAATGGTGTTTTCGCAGCCATTAATCTATCAGATGGTGTTTTCTCCTTCATTTTACTAATCAATTTGCCTCATATAGAAGGTTATGCATTCAGTTTTGGATCTTTGACAGATGTACAGATGGTGTTTTCGCAGCCATTAATCTATCAGATGGTGTTTTCTCCTTCATTTTACTAATAATAATTTGTTGAAAGAGGACACTTTGCTTTTGAGCTAAGTCAATGTTTCTATATTTGAGCACAAAACCGTCAATAACTGACTTAGGTAGCTAAACTTTAATACTTTCCAAGACATGACAAAATCATACTaataacaaacaacaacaacatttcGACCACGATTTTCAATCAACCTAAAGTTTTCATCTAAAACTTTGGTAAGATTCAGATGCTTCTGGAAAAAAATTTCAGCTTTTGTTTAGGCAGAAGTTGAATTTGTTAGTTTATATCTTATGCAAACAATTTGTATTACTGAGATAATATTTTCAGTAATGCACCAGTAACTCAACATTTATTCACTCAATCTTGGTAAccattttttcttaaaatataaagAATATATCACATAATAACATCAACGAAGCCATtatttgacgaaattttctttatTCACCCAAATATTCAGATCTGGATAAAAAGTGGATTAATCCTGAAAGTACAGTACCCGAGCATGAACAACTTTCATGTCAAAATCAATTGAAAAGGTTTACTTTCTTATCATTTCTGACTTTCGTAGTGGAATCCAAGCACTGTCACTGATTACTAGGTACTAAATGATTGCAAATTTGatggaaaaagttaaaaactTACACATATCTCTTTTGCCGCCTCATTAACATATGATCCatcttcattcctatgtgtaacGAGATAAAGTTGTCCTCGTTCAGGCTTTTGTCCAGTCTCAGCCATCTATAAATGAAAAAGTTAAAGTCGCATTAACTTGCCTAACTAAGAATAGTTGCTCGTTTAATTAAAGTATTCAAAATGAATCAATACCATTTCATCCCTTCTTCTGGAGTTAGGTTTGGAGCCACCGATATGTGAAATAATTTGTTTCTTCCGAATTTCAGCATTTCTTTTACAAATTTTCTTACAAAAAGATACCACGAATTACACATACTTGCCTATTGTATACTTGTAAAATCATAATATTTGTTTAACAAAAGAACAAAGGCACAAATGATACCAAGAGAAGGAAGACTGTTCAATTCCCATGAATTTAGGTGACTCATTTTGAGTTTTGAAGAATACAGTCTCTCTTTGAAATAAATACCTGTGTCTTTTCTTTAAAGCGGTAATCAACATAAAAAATTTATTGATCCGGTGAAATTCCCAATGGAACGCTATCCATTATGTCAGCTCTGCTCTTAAGTGGATCATAGACCTTATCAAACAACTTTAGCCTTTTTGCGCCCCACTTCTTACACATAGAATTATAAACATATCGTCTTGCATTTGACTCAGTTGTCCGAAAACAAAATCGTGGCTTCAAGAATAAACCAATGGTTAGATAATTATTACATGCAAATATAAAATCTAATGACATAAAACCGAGATATTGTATGCCTCAAAAATACCTTTATAAATCGATCATAACAACGATTGAAGATTGTCACAGGTAAATCCGACCATTTCTCAAAGTGAATTGGAAAAATGGAGCAGTCAGTTGCTAAAATTTCACAAAAGCCTGCAAGAACGCCTTGTCCTTCACCAATGGGAGAATCTGtgtcatcaaaatcaaccacaatACGCTCTCTTTACTTAAAAGGAGAAATCCAGAGATCAGATTATATTACATAGTAGGAAGCTTGaactagaagaaaaaaaaatattttccaattcttTCAATAGACAGACAGTCTTCATCTATCCTTTAAACTCTTTACTTTGATCTTTTCTCTTTTACTatcctttctctttttctaacaaactaataaaaaatatatatcacaTAAAATGGATTTTGGGGTTATTTTCCATTGTATTTGTCACTAGCTCTGGCTTGTACAGATATGAAAAAACTAAAGCGACATGATTCGTTAATagagtttaaattatatatatggaCAGTGTAAATTTTCTTACAATATCAGTTCGATTAAATCGGTAATAACAGTTTATGTTATTTTTCTAGTTATTACACCAAGAATACATCCAAGCAGAAGTATCCTCGTTGTTATAGATATGGACAGTATCCTCGTTGTCTGTTCAAGTATTTACCAACTAAATTCCAAGCAGGAAATCCTTATTCAGTGAATAGAACAAGAAATATAGCATCAAAATACCGCATTCCCCAACTTTAAACCccgaaaataataaatatattatacaTACAGCCAGTTCGGAACTTGCAGAAACCAAATTGTAAACTCATATTAAATTATAATTCCCAGAAATAACACATTTCGAAAACTGCATATTTGTAAACATCACCAATTAAATTGCAACTCCAGAAAAATAGTTTTCAAACACATATACAACAAACCGAATTTGAatctggaaagaaaaaaaaattaatattcaacACTATGAAGAAAACTAAAAACCTGTTTCTACTTTAGTTGTGCTCTTTGAACAGTACTAAAATAGTACCTTGAGACTGATTCAAACACAACGCAGAGCAAAaagaggagccagtggcaattgCGTCTTCTCTGAAGGTCCCCAGGAGTTCAAAAATACACATGCAAAAGGAAATATTTTAATTAAGATCCAAATCACAAAAATTAACCTACAAAATACAGAAAAAATCTAAATTTTAGAATCTATAATACCTAATGCCAAAGGAGAAAGAGGACTTACATCTCGAATTCAACAAAGCGTGTTATATCCTTCTTCAAAATACACCGATTCTACCAAATTTCTGCTCCTTTCTGTTGAGAATCAAAAAACATCAagatgaaagaaagagaaaaaattagaaaagggaaaacacaaattaacaaagaaaataaacttAAAACTCACATGCATGAAGAAAGCTTTCTAGGTTAATTTACAAAAATGCAAAATCAAAGGATTGGGACCTTCAGATCTTTTCGAACCTTGTTGTGAAGAGGAATTTGTATGAAAGAGCAAAATCAAATAAACTTACATCCAACTGATTGATAGATCTGAAGTTTTCTGGGTTGATAGCTTTCGAGGCTGATTTTATAAAAGAGGAAAATCAAAGCAGAGAgcaaaatcaaaagaggaatttgAATTTCTAGAGCACTACACGGGCTTGAGCAGAGAAGCTATGACAGACAGACATACGTACAATATTTCAAGCAAGCATGAGATAATTTTGTAAGAAAAGTTTAAGAAATCGGAGAATGAGAAAGGGGTTTGGGAATGAAAAAGGGTTTTTTAATTTGAAGGGTAGGTGAAATAAGAAAGGGGTTAGTGGGCGCTATTTTACTCCGGCACATAGAAATTTGGGAATAAAAGAGAGGGAAAGGACTAAAAAACGAGGAAAACATTGGGGTTAGTGGGCGCTATTTCTTTTTAGGTTTGCGGAGGTTACTGACCGCCGTAAATATAATATATTTGCGGGGGTAAATAAACCCCTACAATTTGATATAAACTGCGGAGGTTATAGTAACCGCCGCAATAAAACCTCCGCAAATTTAGCGTTTTTTTGTAGTGCGAAACCTATCTCAAGAACTCCCTTTctcttgcatttttctttttgtttactcttgttctcatttttctttttcttttttttaggcACCGAAGCACCATCAAAGGAAGTTCAAAATTGTAAATTTTGGGAAATGGAGATTGCTGCTTTGCCATTGAACTTGGCCATAGTTTAAAGCTTCGTGTCGTAGGCGCCGCTACCTGTCATGCCGATTCGAACTCTACGTAGCTActacttctttttcccttttctttaaaccaatcacttattattttttttgtgcgTTTCAGGTACATATCCGCTTAGGCGATTGTATCTTCTGTTCAAAGAATCTCTTAAGGCCAAAGGCATCTCTATCATCCTTTGTACCAACAAAACACCCAACTACAGCCACCAGTAGCTGCAATGATGATTACATGAACCATCGATAACGTTGACGACGAAGCTGCCTATGGCGTTGACGCAATGGAACACTTCTTTATTAAATATTGGAGTCGGTGAATCGATGTGCCATTGACATTGAAACTTTCTGTTGAGGAAAGTGTAGTATCTCTACGCTAATCAATCATGTAAAATGAAAAGCTTTATGTCGTCTACATCGATATTTATGAGCTGAGTTGAAGTGTCGTGTTGTTGAAAGGTCGTGCTATTGGCACCGAGGACtcccaaaatattttcctttgcaGGATTTTGAGAGAGTTTCAGCGACCTTAACATCCCTAGGAAGATGCATTCCTAGAGGACCACTCGTCTCTTTGTTGCGGCTTGGCGAGAGAGAGACATGAAGTGTACTTTCAACCTTGGCGATGAAATCCCTACTCTTGGAGGCTTGGAGAGACCATATTTTATCATTGGGGTGCACAATATGTACCACGTCGCATCGTTGCATGCTGGCGAGGAAGACAACTAGAGTAGGCCTTTCCAACTTCGGCAAGCAAGCACCTGGCGCATCTCTGCTGCTTTGACTTCTTAGCATTTCATGCTCTCACTGAAAAAATCATATCTCAACCTAGAAGTGTCCAAACTGCAATCCGTTTGGTTCTACATAATCAAAACTTGCACGCCAAATTCCATCACGACAAGTTGGAATGAACTTTCGAATGCGATGTACAAGTCTATCATTTCGACTTTACATCACTGTATGTTGTCATTAAAAAGTACATATCTCAAACTAGGAACGTCCAAATCACGAGCCACTTGTGCCATCGAAAAGACAAGTTCGAGACTGCAATACCTGAAAATATCGTGGCAGAACTCCTTTTAGATTGGCCGCAATATTATTTTGAAGTCGCTCCTAATGTCTTCTGCCTTGCTGCGTTTTAGCTTTGTGCACTCTCATTGAgaaattcatatctcgagctcCAGGTGTTAGGATCGTGAGCCATCTATATTGTTGgaaagaaaaatctgaaactcACATTATCTGTAAATATCACGGCAAAAAATCCTTTCAAAATGTCCGCAATAATATTTCGAAGTTGCTACAGACATCTGCCGCACTTGATTTCTAGATTTGCATACTCTAGAT contains:
- the LOC107787616 gene encoding uncharacterized protein LOC107787616, whose amino-acid sequence is MMAETGQKPERGQLYLVTHRNEDGSYVNEAAKEICEKIELALSQSTVDESKISPNDAIGKVLGKEHSGRVRCLGLGVVPGRAFRQTRPRYNDLNASSYNNGSCSSQCQEKYNQMLNAHNQSQENYREMMNVNTQMMNAFKAYMIMKVGRIPEEFAGIFVSPHSTPRDAASGSISPMDVRRSSGGIYFPYDENLLRTIMQALAVSAVMPGADLLRKLKLLFTFIPTGLLLSLL